The following are encoded in a window of Bacteroides sp. AN502(2024) genomic DNA:
- a CDS encoding 50S ribosomal protein L25/general stress protein Ctc: MKSIEVKGTARTIAERSSEQARALKEIRKNGGVPCVLYGGNEVVHFTVTNEGLRNLVYTPHIYVVDLVIDGKKVNAILKDIQFHPVKDTILHVDFYQIDEAKPIVMEVPVQLEGLAEGVKAGGKLALQMRKLKVKALYNVIPERLVINVSHLGLGKTVKVGELSFEGLELINAKEAVVCAVKLTRAARGAAATAGK, from the coding sequence ATGAAATCAATTGAAGTAAAAGGAACTGCAAGAACAATTGCAGAACGCTCTTCAGAACAAGCAAGAGCTTTGAAAGAAATTCGTAAGAACGGTGGTGTACCTTGTGTACTTTACGGAGGTAATGAAGTCGTTCACTTCACAGTGACTAACGAAGGACTTCGTAACCTGGTTTATACTCCGCACATCTACGTTGTAGACCTGGTTATCGATGGCAAAAAAGTAAACGCTATCCTGAAAGATATTCAGTTCCACCCGGTAAAAGACACGATCCTGCACGTTGACTTCTATCAAATCGACGAAGCTAAACCTATCGTAATGGAAGTACCGGTACAGTTGGAAGGTCTTGCAGAAGGTGTGAAAGCCGGTGGTAAACTGGCACTGCAGATGCGTAAGCTCAAAGTGAAAGCTTTGTACAACGTAATTCCTGAAAGACTGGTTATCAACGTTTCTCACTTGGGATTGGGTAAAACTGTTAAAGTGGGCGAATTGAGTTTCGAAGGTCTTGAACTGATCAATGCTAAAGAAGCCGTTGTTTGTGCAGTTAAGTTGACTCGTGCAGCAAGAGGTGCAGCAGCAACCGCCGGCAAGTAA
- the nusB gene encoding transcription antitermination factor NusB: MINRVLIRLKIIQIVYAYYQNGSKNLDSAEKELFFSLSKAYDLYNYLLMLMIALTEYAQKRMDAAKAKLAPTKEELYPNRKFVDNKFIAQLEVNKQLIEFIANQKRTWANDQDFIKGLYEKIIETDIYKDYMASDDCSYEADRELWRKLYKTYIFNNDSLDQVLEDQSLYWNDDKEIVDTFVLKTIKRFDEKKGANQELLPEFKDDEDQEFARRLFRRTILNSDYYRHLVSENTKNWDLDRIAFMDVVIMQTALAEILSFSNIPVSVSLNEYVEIAKLYSTAKSGSFINGTLDGIVNQLKKEGKLTKN; encoded by the coding sequence ATGATCAACAGAGTTCTTATTCGTCTCAAGATTATACAGATAGTATATGCCTATTATCAAAATGGCAGCAAAAATTTAGACTCAGCGGAGAAAGAGTTATTCTTTAGTCTTTCAAAGGCGTACGACCTTTATAATTATTTGTTGATGCTGATGATAGCATTGACCGAGTATGCACAAAAACGTATGGATGCAGCAAAAGCCAAATTGGCACCTACGAAAGAAGAGTTGTATCCCAACAGGAAATTCGTAGATAATAAGTTTATTGCTCAATTGGAAGTCAATAAGCAATTGATAGAGTTTATAGCCAATCAAAAAAGAACCTGGGCAAACGACCAGGACTTCATCAAAGGACTTTATGAGAAAATTATAGAAACCGACATTTATAAAGATTATATGGCTTCTGACGACTGCTCATACGAGGCCGATCGTGAATTATGGAGAAAACTCTATAAAACGTACATCTTTAATAACGATTCTCTCGATCAGGTATTGGAAGATCAGAGTCTGTATTGGAATGATGACAAAGAAATTGTGGATACATTCGTTCTGAAAACAATCAAACGTTTTGATGAAAAGAAAGGGGCCAACCAGGAACTGCTTCCGGAATTTAAAGACGACGAGGATCAAGAATTTGCACGTCGTCTGTTCCGTCGTACTATTTTGAATTCCGACTATTACCGTCATTTGGTGAGTGAGAATACCAAAAATTGGGATTTGGATCGTATTGCATTCATGGACGTTGTCATTATGCAGACTGCATTAGCCGAGATTCTTAGTTTCTCGAACATTCCGGTCAGTGTTTCATTAAATGAATATGTAGAGATAGCGAAGTTGTATAGCACAGCTAAAAGCGGTAGCTTTATCAACGGTACGCTGGATGGGATAGTTAATCAATTGAAAAAAGAAGGTAAGTTGACTAAAAACTGA
- a CDS encoding PUR family DNA/RNA-binding protein: MEDLKKKMSADMNDKEIVFSKSIKAGKRIYYLDVKKNRKDEMFLAITESKKVIMGEGDDSQVSFEKHKIFLYREDFQKFMAGLEEAVNFIECNNANEYITRLNTETDEESGQKAVEEAQGNKLDNEIKIDIDF, encoded by the coding sequence ATGGAAGATTTAAAAAAGAAAATGAGCGCAGACATGAATGATAAGGAGATTGTATTCTCCAAGTCCATTAAAGCAGGTAAACGCATCTATTACCTTGACGTGAAAAAGAATCGTAAAGATGAAATGTTCCTGGCTATTACAGAGAGTAAAAAGGTGATAATGGGAGAAGGTGACGATTCTCAGGTTAGTTTCGAGAAACACAAAATCTTTCTATACAGGGAGGACTTTCAGAAGTTTATGGCAGGACTCGAAGAAGCAGTCAACTTCATTGAGTGCAATAATGCGAACGAATACATCACCCGCCTGAACACCGAAACTGATGAAGAAAGTGGACAGAAAGCAGTCGAAGAAGCCCAAGGAAACAAGTTGGACAACGAAATTAAGATTGATATTGACTTTTAA
- the yajC gene encoding preprotein translocase subunit YajC has translation MNVLTVLLQVPAGAAGGGGMMWIMLIAMFVIMYFFMIRPQNKKQKEIANFRKSLQVNQNVITAGGIHGTIKEIADDYIVLEIASNVKIKIDKNSIFADASAASNQSK, from the coding sequence ATGAACGTATTGACTGTATTATTGCAAGTTCCTGCCGGTGCTGCCGGAGGTGGAGGTATGATGTGGATCATGCTGATAGCTATGTTTGTTATCATGTATTTCTTTATGATCCGTCCTCAGAATAAGAAGCAAAAAGAAATAGCGAATTTCCGTAAATCTCTTCAGGTGAATCAGAATGTGATTACTGCAGGTGGTATCCATGGTACAATCAAGGAAATTGCTGATGATTATATCGTACTTGAGATTGCTTCTAATGTAAAGATTAAGATAGACAAGAATTCTATTTTCGCTGACGCTTCAGCTGCCAGTAATCAATCTAAATAA
- a CDS encoding HIT family protein yields the protein MKSDPKECLYCQNNETLHNLMIEIAQLSVSRVFLFKEQTYRGRCLVSYKDHVNDLNELSDEDRNAFMADVARVTRAMQKAFQPEKINYGAYSDKLSHLHFHLAPKYVDGPDYGGVFQMNPGKVYLTGAEYQELIDAVKANL from the coding sequence ATGAAGAGTGATCCGAAAGAATGTCTGTATTGTCAGAACAATGAAACGTTGCATAATCTGATGATTGAGATTGCGCAACTGAGTGTGTCACGTGTTTTTTTATTTAAGGAACAGACCTATCGTGGACGTTGTCTTGTTTCTTATAAAGATCATGTGAACGATTTGAATGAATTGAGTGATGAAGACCGTAATGCTTTTATGGCAGATGTAGCACGTGTCACACGTGCTATGCAAAAGGCTTTCCAGCCGGAAAAAATTAATTATGGTGCTTATTCGGATAAATTGTCTCATTTGCATTTTCACCTAGCACCTAAATATGTGGATGGTCCTGATTATGGAGGCGTATTCCAAATGAACCCGGGAAAGGTTTATCTGACTGGTGCAGAATATCAGGAACTGATTGATGCTGTTAAAGCGAATCTGTAG
- a CDS encoding cation:proton antiporter yields MSHLPALIADLALILICAGVMTLLFKKLKQPLVLGYVVAGFLASPHMPYTPSVIDTANIKIWADIGVIFLLFALGLEFSFKKIVKVGGSAVIAACTIIFCMILLGIGVGMGFGWHRMDSLFLGGMIAMSSTTIIYKAFDDLGLRKKQFTGLVLSILILEDILAIVLMVMLSTMAVSQHFEGTEMLESIGKLLFFLILWFVVGIYLIPEFLKRCRKLMGEETLLIVSLALCFGMVVMAAHTGFSAAFGAFIMGSILAETIEAESIDRLVKPVKDLFGAIFFVSVGMMVDPVMIGEYAVPIIVITLAVILGQSVFGTFGVILSGKPLKTAMQCGFSLTQIGEFAFIIASLGVSLHVTSDFLYPIVVAVSVITTFLTPYMIRFAEPASTFVDTHLPESWRKMMMRYYSGSQTVLNYENLWKKLIFSMVRITVVYSIVSMSIVILSFRFIVPFFKENLPHFWASLLGAVFIILCIAPFLRAIMVKKNHSVEFMTLWHDNRANRAPLVSTIVIRIMIAALFVIFVISGLFEVSIGLIIGVAVLVVLLMVWSRYLKKQSILIERRFFQNLRSRDVRAEYLGEKKPEYAGRLLSHDLHLADMEIPGESSWAGKTLMELNLGKRFGVHVASILRGKRRINIPGGSVRLFPMDKIQVIGTDDQLSVFNEAMQNGSKIEWEVYEKSEMVLKQFIIDSDSVFLGKTIRESGIRDKYHCMIAGVESEDGTLMVPDVNALLKEGDVVWAVGEKEDVYQLVNQKNEKVQAG; encoded by the coding sequence ATGTCTCATTTGCCTGCTCTTATAGCCGACCTCGCACTGATATTAATCTGTGCCGGTGTTATGACTTTGTTGTTTAAGAAGTTGAAACAACCTCTGGTTTTGGGATATGTAGTTGCCGGATTTCTGGCAAGTCCGCATATGCCATATACTCCTTCTGTGATAGATACCGCCAATATTAAGATATGGGCGGATATTGGTGTCATCTTTTTGCTGTTTGCTCTGGGGTTGGAATTTAGTTTTAAGAAGATAGTTAAGGTGGGTGGTTCTGCCGTCATAGCGGCTTGTACCATCATCTTTTGTATGATATTGTTAGGAATAGGAGTCGGCATGGGCTTTGGGTGGCACAGAATGGATAGTCTGTTTCTGGGTGGTATGATTGCGATGTCATCTACTACTATTATTTATAAAGCCTTTGACGATTTAGGGTTAAGGAAAAAACAGTTTACCGGACTTGTGTTGAGTATCCTGATTTTAGAAGATATTTTGGCCATCGTATTAATGGTGATGCTTTCCACCATGGCGGTAAGCCAGCATTTTGAGGGGACCGAAATGTTGGAAAGTATCGGTAAATTATTGTTTTTCCTTATTCTGTGGTTTGTGGTCGGTATTTATCTGATTCCTGAATTTCTGAAACGTTGCCGGAAGCTGATGGGCGAGGAGACTTTGCTTATTGTGTCGTTGGCACTTTGTTTCGGTATGGTAGTGATGGCAGCTCATACGGGATTCTCTGCTGCATTCGGTGCATTTATAATGGGATCTATTCTGGCAGAAACGATTGAGGCGGAATCCATAGACCGGCTGGTGAAACCGGTAAAGGACCTTTTCGGAGCCATCTTTTTCGTATCGGTCGGTATGATGGTAGATCCTGTAATGATTGGTGAATATGCCGTACCTATCATAGTAATTACTTTGGCTGTTATCTTGGGGCAGTCTGTGTTTGGCACATTCGGTGTTATTCTTTCCGGAAAACCTCTAAAGACAGCTATGCAATGCGGCTTTAGCTTAACGCAGATCGGTGAATTTGCATTTATCATTGCCTCTTTGGGCGTTTCTTTGCATGTGACGAGTGACTTTTTATACCCGATAGTAGTAGCGGTTTCTGTCATTACTACTTTCCTGACTCCTTATATGATTCGTTTTGCCGAGCCGGCCTCTACTTTTGTAGATACGCATCTTCCGGAATCATGGAGAAAGATGATGATGCGTTATTACTCCGGTTCGCAGACTGTACTGAATTATGAGAATTTGTGGAAGAAGCTGATTTTCTCAATGGTACGTATAACAGTCGTTTATTCAATAGTCAGCATGTCGATTGTTATACTTTCTTTTCGCTTTATCGTACCATTCTTTAAAGAGAACTTGCCTCATTTCTGGGCATCGTTGTTGGGAGCTGTATTTATAATTCTGTGTATTGCCCCTTTCTTGCGAGCTATTATGGTGAAGAAAAATCATTCGGTTGAGTTCATGACCTTATGGCATGACAATCGTGCTAATCGTGCACCGCTGGTATCGACAATTGTGATTCGTATTATGATAGCGGCACTTTTCGTTATCTTTGTTATTTCCGGATTATTTGAGGTGTCTATCGGATTGATTATCGGAGTGGCCGTACTTGTCGTGTTGCTGATGGTATGGTCTCGTTACTTGAAAAAACAATCGATATTGATTGAACGTCGTTTCTTTCAGAATCTCCGTTCCAGAGATGTACGTGCAGAGTATTTGGGAGAGAAAAAACCAGAATATGCCGGTCGTTTGTTGTCGCATGACCTGCATCTTGCCGATATGGAAATTCCGGGCGAATCCAGTTGGGCGGGGAAAACTTTGATGGAACTGAATTTGGGAAAGAGATTTGGAGTTCATGTTGCTTCTATTCTTCGTGGAAAGAGGCGGATTAATATTCCGGGCGGTTCTGTCCGGCTGTTTCCAATGGATAAGATACAGGTGATAGGGACGGACGATCAATTGAGTGTCTTTAATGAAGCGATGCAAAACGGATCGAAAATAGAGTGGGAGGTTTATGAAAAGAGCGAGATGGTTTTGAAGCAGTTTATCATTGACAGTGATTCTGTTTTTCTGGGTAAAACGATTCGCGAATCGGGTATCCGCGACAAATATCATTGTATGATAGCCGGTGTTGAAAGTGAAGACGGTACATTGATGGTTCCCGATGTCAATGCTCTGCTCAAAGAAGGTGATGTCGTTTGGGCAGTAGGTGAAAAGGAGGACGTGTACCAATTAGTCAATCAAAAAAACGAAAAAGTACAAGCCGGATAA
- a CDS encoding RNA-binding S4 domain-containing protein, producing MSEARIDKWMWAVRIFKTRTIAAEACKKGRVTINGSLVKAARMIKPGDVIQVKKPPITYSFKVLQAIEKRVGAKLVSEMMENVTTPDQYELLEMSQISGFINRARGTGRPTKKDRRKLEEFTTPEFMDDFDFDFEE from the coding sequence ATGTCCGAAGCAAGAATAGATAAATGGATGTGGGCTGTCCGTATCTTCAAGACGCGTACGATTGCAGCAGAAGCCTGTAAAAAAGGACGCGTCACGATCAACGGTTCTCTGGTCAAAGCTGCCCGCATGATAAAACCGGGAGACGTTATTCAAGTAAAGAAACCACCTATCACTTACTCATTCAAGGTACTACAGGCCATCGAGAAACGTGTGGGAGCCAAACTTGTATCAGAAATGATGGAAAACGTAACGACTCCCGATCAATATGAGTTACTTGAAATGAGCCAAATCAGCGGATTCATAAACCGGGCACGTGGGACCGGACGCCCGACCAAGAAAGATCGCCGGAAACTGGAAGAGTTTACCACTCCGGAGTTTATGGACGACTTTGATTTTGATTTCGAAGAATAG
- the pth gene encoding aminoacyl-tRNA hydrolase: MKYLVVGLGNIGPEYHETRHNIGFMAVDALARINNAPPFMDRRYGFTTDFSIKGRQLILLKPSTYMNLSGLAVRYWMQKENIPLENVLIVVDDLALPFGTLRLKGKGSDAGHNGLKHIAATLGTQNYARLRFGIGNDFPRGGQIDYVLGHFTDEDWKTMDERLEMAGEMIKSFCLAGIDITMNQFNKK; encoded by the coding sequence ATAAAATATTTAGTTGTTGGACTGGGCAACATTGGTCCCGAGTATCATGAAACCCGACATAATATCGGATTCATGGCAGTAGATGCATTGGCCAGAATCAACAATGCTCCTCCTTTTATGGATAGGCGCTATGGATTCACCACCGACTTTTCTATCAAAGGACGTCAGTTGATCCTGCTTAAACCGTCGACCTATATGAACTTGAGCGGATTGGCTGTCCGCTATTGGATGCAGAAAGAGAATATTCCATTGGAAAATGTACTGATAGTAGTGGACGATCTGGCTCTTCCCTTCGGAACTTTACGCCTGAAAGGAAAAGGAAGTGACGCAGGCCATAACGGATTGAAGCACATTGCCGCCACTCTGGGCACTCAGAACTATGCCCGCCTGCGTTTTGGTATCGGAAATGATTTCCCACGTGGCGGACAGATTGATTACGTACTCGGACACTTCACCGATGAAGACTGGAAGACAATGGATGAAAGACTGGAGATGGCAGGGGAAATGATAAAAAGTTTCTGTCTCGCCGGCATCGACATCACAATGAACCAGTTCAATAAGAAATGA